In the genome of Ursus arctos isolate Adak ecotype North America unplaced genomic scaffold, UrsArc2.0 scaffold_22, whole genome shotgun sequence, the window CAGAGGTGGAACTCACAGCCGGCCCACCCGGCACGACTGCGGCGGGCGGGCTGTGCCGGCGGCGAGGTCGTTACCGCTAATTACAGTGATTAATAAATGACTGAGACAGCGCGCTCTCCCCGAGCGTTGCGGGGAGGCGGCGGGAGTGGATCGCCTGGCGTCTGGGGAGAGGCCCGATCGCGCCCCCTGCCGGCCGCGTCGGGAATTCCCTCTTTCCCGGACTCCTTTGCCCAGGATTTCCCCTCTGGTTCCTCCCCAGTCGCCATCCCTTGACATCCGCCCACTCGAATCTAGGGGCAGCACGGTCCTGGAAACTCGAAATCACGAAAAAGGAGACCTGGGcagtgtgtctgtgtttgggggggggggtacgcCAGGTGCTAGGGGAGGAGTCCCAGAGCTTCATTAGCATGATCATTAGCTATTCATTAGCTGCTGTCGAGCATCTCCTGAGACCGGGAATGGCAGGGAAGAAATTCCAGGGAAAGGGCGCCTGCAGCAGTGTCTACAGGAATTAGGGGGAAAGAGCCGACCAGAGAGTGTGGTATGTACGAGGGAGCAGGGACGAAGAAGGTGGGAAATGAGCTGGATTCTCCAAATTCCTGGTCGCCCTTTAGATTCCCAGGAGGTTAAGGACAGAGCCCTTCCCACAGACGACGCAGACACACCTCTGTACCCTCAGCGCTCTAACAGTGTTGTCACCATACGCTGTCTCACGTACTCTTGAAAACGTAAGGAGATCTGTAGGCAAGGCATTGATGGCCACATTTTGCAACTGAGCAAACAAATTCAGAGAAGATGAAAAGTACTTCAGTGGTCACAAAAGCAACATAAAGCTTAGCGATAATAAACCTATTTCCATTACACCCCAAGGTTATGCGATGGGGACAAAGGAATATTGGGGCCTGATAGAATCTGATATGGTACAGTGGGCTAGGGAGGAAGAGACCCTAAGTAATCAGAGAATCACCGTATTTATTGAGCCTTTCCCCAAGTGCTTCACATATAATATGGTCTTATGACAACCCTGTCACTACTcccatatttattcattcatttatttattattttttaaagattttatttatttatttgacagagagagagacagccagcgagagagggaacacaagcagggggagtgggagaggaagaagcaggctcccagaggaggagcctgatgtggggctcgatcccaggactccaggatcacgccctgaaccgaaggcagacgcttaatgactgagccacccaggcgccccatcactcccatatttaaaacaaataaactgcGACTCAGAGAAGCTCCATAATTTGCCCAAGTTCATATAGCTAGGAAGTGTCGAATCTGAGATCCCAGCCCTACTTGGTTCCAGGACAATCCCTGAGCTCTTAGTTGGTCTACCATGGCTCAGCAGGGGGTTGTACCTAAACTGGGACTGGGACGGGATGCAGGAGAAGAGACGAGTGAGAAGCAGAGATTTCcatttggaaggaaggaaatcgaGAAAATTACTCCCTTCCCTAAGTGGGAGGGAAACTGATCTTGTCCTAGACAGTTAAATAACTCCCCAGGACAATGTCAGCATGGGGCAACCCCTTCCAGCTTTGTCTCCATAGGAACGTCtaagagcaggggtggggaaatgAAATCCAATCCCACACCTAGGCCAGGAGCTAAAGGTCCCAGTGGATTTTGGAACAGagtgggagggtgtgggggggggagggtaaggTAGAGAACAGAAGTGGGGGTAGTCCTGGTTAGTTGAGGACACCAAAATATGCGAGGCAGCAGCGGCGCCTACTGGCCGCCACCGGTTACAAATCCACTTCTGAGGAAGTTGGGAGTGTCTGAGCCTGATGGTCTCCAGGATCCGGGGTCCCAAAGCAATTGGAGAAGATGGAGCCAGCAGGAGTCTGTAGGCCAAGTGAGAGATAGGAGCAGAACATGCAGGTGAACCCATCCGATGAaacaaaggaaggagaggaatcCCCTTTTTAGTTAGTGATTCTTGACCGTTCCCAGCTACATCAACCTGGAGAAGAATCTGTTGAAAACTCTGCACCTCTTAGAAAAGGAATCTTATTCACAATTCCACTACCATTTTCATTCAATTATCGTGACTTCACAGGTTCCTCCAAGCATGATTGTCTGGGGAGTCagtaagaggggcacctggctgtctgactcttgatctctgggtcatgagttcaagtccaaCGTTGAATagagagtttacttaataaacaaaataaaataaaataaaataaaaagataaagaaggatTCTACGTTTATTCATGGGCTCCAGGTTAAGAACCTCTCCTAGTCCCAGACTCCCATCAGATCACTCTCATTTTACCTTTCCTAAGAGACTCCAGGCTGGCccactttctctatttttcttgcCCACCACCATGCAGAGGCCAAGGACCACGTTTTGGCTCTGGTGCACCACCTCAGGGAGCGAGGACAATCTGCAAGTCAGCCCCTATGGGAGACTGAATGCCCGTGGACTAGAGGGTGGTCTACTTGCCCAGACGAGGCCCAGTCACTCTCCACTTAACCTTGGCCGGAGAGAAGGCTGGTGTTTTTGGCAGCCTAGAAAGCGGGCCTAGGAGTTTGTGTCCTGATTCCTCTACTAATCTGCTTATCTGTAGGCATATCCTTTCCAGCCCAGAGGAGATAATGGACCCTACAGAGGGAAGGGGGATAGGGTGGGCAGGCAgtgttgtctttctctctggagCCTCTCCCCTAATTTCCTGGTCGAAACGCTCTGTGCCAACGCCCCTACTCTCAGCGTCAAGGGTCGAGCCGGAGGACGCGATGCCGCGCATCGTGGAGCAGCCACCAGATCTGCTGGTCTCCCGAGGCGAGCCGGCCACGCTGCCCTGCCGCGCGGAGGGACGGCCCCGGCCCAACATCGAGTGGTACAAGAATGGGGCGCGAGTGGCCACCGCGCGCGAGGATCCGCGCGCGCACCGCCTGCTGCTGCCCAGCGGCGCCCTCTTCTTCCCGCGCATCGTGCACGGGCGCCGCGCGCGCCCCGACGAGGGTGTCTACACTTGTGTGGCACGCAACTACCTGGGGGCAGCGGCTAGTAGAAATGCCTCGCTGGAGGTGGCAGGTGAGAGTCGCACTGTCCTCTGGTTGCTTCCAACCAGACGCGGCAGGGCACCAGGTAATCCGATCCAGAACCAGCCCCAATCTCAGCTCCTTCAGCATCTTCTTTTGGGACCGTGACCTTTGGTGTCTAACGTCCATGCTCtggcaggaggaggaagtgggcCTGGTAACTGGGGAAGAGTGCGGGTCTGTGGTGATACACCCCTCCCCAGAATACCTTCCTTGTGTCCTAacccagttttcattttttcccctggtcattcattctcattctctctttgtctctgtccctgtctctctctgtctacagTCCTCCGTGATGATTTCCGGCAGTCTCCTGGAAacgtggtggtggcagtgggggaGCCAGCGGTTATGGAATGCGTGCCCCCCCGTGGCCACCCGGAGCCTTCCGTGTCCTGGAAGAAAGACAGTGCAAgactgaaggaggaggagggaaggatcaCGGTGAGGCGTGGTACCGTGGCTGGGGAACAGACtaggggccagggccagggccatcACGAGGGGCGGGGCCATAGGGTAGGGGGCTGGGCATGTCTCAAAGGAGGAAGGAGTGAATCTAAGGGTTTTGGAGGGCCAGGGAATAATGTCTTGGATGTTAAGGATGGATAGGATGGAATTGGAATAAAATAGGTGGGTAGCAAGATGGCCCAGGAACTCGTGGGAGGTAGGTTGGGCTGTGGGAACAAACATAGACCTGAGCGCCCCCCTCCCTTGGGCAGATCACGTAAGGATTCCTTATGTGATAAGTGGGTCAACTTTACTCGGCTTCATTGGCTTACTGggaagactaaataaataaataaataaataaataaataaataaatatgttttgttgGCTACAAAAGACCAAAGTTCCCATTATTTCTTGCAGATTCGTGGAGGGAAGCTGATGATGTCACATACACTCAAGAGTGATGCAGGGATGTATGTGTGCGTGGCCTCCAACATGGCAGGAGAACGGGAGAGTGGGGCGGCTGAACTTGTGGTATTGGGTAGGCACAGGGAGTTTGGGGGTTACGAGGGTGTGCAGCCTGGGTAGTAAGAAGCTATGCAGATCCCCTAACGATTCACTCACTCCCGCTCCATAGAGCGACCCTCATTCCTGCGTAGACCAGTGAATCAGGTGGTCCTGGCCGATGCCCCCGTGGGTTTCCCATGTGAGGTGCAGGGGGATCCCCCACCCCGTCTACGCTGGCGCAAGGAGGATGGGGAACTGCCCACAGGCAGGTGAGAATCGCCTTCCTCCTGCCTGTAAGGAGACCCCACCCACTCAAGAGCATACCCTGCCCTAGAAAACTGGAGGGCAGACACCGTCTCACTTGACGACACAGAGAAATCTGTCTCCGGGACCGTGTGTCCCCTGCCCTGTCTAGTACCCATCTCCTTTTATGGGTCCCTGTTGAGGCCTACCTTGTCTTTATGTACCCCGATTCTGGTGTCTGccctgggggagagagaagcgGTCTGTAGCTGTGGCCAAcgcagcctgggggtggggaggggagcaggtatGAGATCCGGAGTGACCACAGCCTTTGGATCGGGCACGTGAGTGCCGAAGACGAGGGGACCTACACCTGTGTGGCCGAGAACAGCGTGGGCCGTGTCGAAGCATCTGGCTCTCTCAGTGTTCACGGTGAGGGCCCACCTGGGACTGCCGGAAGAAGGAACGTGGAGGATGGGGTGAAGAGGAGGAGAACGGGGGAGAAAGGACAGAGTGGGAGATACGGGTGGGTCACTTGAGACtttcagaaggagagaaaggagaggctgAGCAGGCTTGAACAAGAGATGAATATCTGCTCCTTCTTAAGCGAagcttgggcttctctctctcccgttCCCTCAGTCTCCCTTCTGAGTGCCCTGACTCCCTGTTCCTTtatcccctcccccttcccagtcCCACCCCAGCTGGTGACCCAGCCCCAGGACCAGATGGCAGCTCCTGGAGAGAGCGTGGCTTTCCAATGCGAGACCAAAGGAAACCCCCCACCAGCCATCTTCTGGCAAAAGGAGGGAAGTCAAGTAGGTGGCCAGCTCTGTGGGCCTTCCCGCAAGCTTCTCCTCTGGGTCTTAGCCTCCCTCCGTCTACATTCTGCAGACTTCTCTCTGAGGTCCCGGTTTACCTTTGGTCCTCCCAGAAACCCTTGCAGGTTATTTGGGAGGCTTAAATAAGATAATGAGTATAAAAGGCCTGGAACATATTGaacactttaaaaagaattgaTGTTAATACGCTTAAGTGGGAGGAAACAGTCCTGTATGGTAATTCCCTGGAGAATCCTTCTATTTTAGGCAAGGCTGCCCTGAAGACGTAGCAGATCCAGTCGCTGCCTCCTCTCCCAGACACCTGGGGCCTGGGCTTTAATAGGGGGCTCTGGAAAGCGTGTACTGTACCAAAGGGGCTCAGGGTACCTCGTGACTCGCTCATCTACTTACAAGGGACTTCCACCAGGGGGAGCTCACAGTCACCCACCTGGACATACAAATTCCTCAATACACAACTGGAAGGAACATTGATTGAAGTTACAACCTGAGTACCGACGCTAGGGGAAGGGTGGGAATTTTGCTACTAGGAAAGAGGGTCAGTATAATAAAATAAGTCTGACTAATCCCACCCCACTGGAAAGCCAGTTCTCCCACTACCTCATTCCAAATCCATAGCCACAATTTTCCAACATCTTCTCTAGCATCTGGGATTGCTGTATTTTAACTagattcttaaataaataaaaatgctgatggtaGTACAGGGTGGGGGTAGGTATCCATCAGGGGATCAGCCAGGTGCCATTTACCTGTGACCCAAATCTCTTTCCCTACCTGCCATGTATCTATGTAACATAGAgccagaaagaaggggaaaatatcTAACCCTTATCACACAATGTATTAAAAGATTTTCATgattattcatttaatccttgtaactATTACTTAAGAgtcaaatttggggaaatttggGCTCAGGAAGGGTTAAGAGCTTGCTCGGTTTCCCAACTTGTCAGTCACAAAGCTGGGAAGTGCACCCCAAAAATCATCTAACAAAACCTCCACATTTTTGTGAATATCTAACTAGTTGGCCCAAGGTCATATAACTGGCTGGGTGGGGACAGAGTAGGAACTAGAACCTTAGGAATTCTCTGAATTCTGGGGTTGATGGGAACAGGGACCTTTCTCTCTGCCAGTTGCCTGCTCATTCCCTACCCTGGTTCCTTGCTCTGTCCCCAGGTTCTGCTTTTCCCCAGTCAGCCACTTCAGCCCAAGGGACGCTTCTCAGTCTCTCCCAGAGGCCAGCTCAACATTACTGATGTGCAGAGCGGGGATGCTGGTTACTACGTGTGTCAGGCTGTTAGTGTGGCCGGCAGCATCCTGGCCAAGGCCCTGTTGGAGGTAAAAAGAGGTAGGTGCTCATGGAGATAGGCCTGGACCCATGGCCTGGAAGGAAATAATGGCGTAAAGATAGCTGTTTTTCTTGGATTCTATATACTATGTCTGCAAGGGGAGGGGCGTGTTCCTGAGACACGGCCTTGGAGTTTGGAAATCAGCTGCAACAGCCACTGATAGGTGACTGGTCCCAGGAAGAGACTACAGATGGTTATCGAAGCCCCTCCAAtctctggggggaggaggagagaaggaacagagaaggaagacaagGGGCTGGTGGCCTGAACCCGGGATCCTCTCCTGAGGTGCCTGAGTTCTTCTTCTCTCAGCCTCCTCCTTGGATGGGCTGCCTCCCATCATCCTCCAGGGACCAGCCAATCAGACACTGGCACTTGGCTCCTCTGTGTGGCTGCCGTGCAGAGTGACTGGGAACCCTCAACCTAGTGTCCAGTGGAAGAAGGATGGGCAGTGGCTGCAGGGGGATGACCGCCAGCTCAACCTCATGGCCAACGGTACCCTGTACATCGCCAGTGTGCAGGTGAGTCTCTCCACTGGGACCCGAGTAACAGAGAATGGCCACACAGCCCACGTGCCCACCTCTCGTAAGTATCCGCTGGGACTAACTCTGTTtctgctcctctgctctgagACTACCGACAGTGGACCACGCCTTCCCCAGCCTTCTGAacacccacctccaccccctcacCCTACCTTGCTCCATCCCCAGTTTGCCAGTCCTCTACCCTCTCCTACAGGAGATGGACATGGGTTTCTACAGCTGTGTGGCCAAGAGTTCCACAGGGGAGGCCACCTGGAGTAGCTGGCTTAGGAGGCGGGGTGAGTTTCGCCTCTGTCCCCTTGCTTTGCCAGCACCGTCATCTAAACCTGCTTCAAAAGTAGTCAGTacctccccaagccccagcactgATTAAGCTTCCAGATGCCATGGCCGTGGTGGCGGGGAAGAGGGGGACGGAAGTGGTGCCCTTGGGAGGCAGATGTGAGTAGGGGTTAGTTCACTCCATCCCCCTCTCCACCGTCACCGCTGTCCCAGCTCCTCAGCTTCTCTGGGAAGGAGGCAGGTTACATGGGGGGACCAACCTTTTCCCATCCTTCGACTTAAAGATTATCTCCTCACTGCAGAAGATTGGGGAGTATCACCAGAGCCCCCTACAGAACCCAGTACCCCTCCAGGGCCTCCCTCGCGGCCAGTGGTCACTGAGATCACCAAGAACAGCGTTACCCTGACCTGGAAGCCCAACCCCCAGGCGGGGGCCACAGCCACCTCTTATGTGATAGAGGCCTTCAGGTATGGAGAAAGTTTGACACGCAAATCTGGAAAGTCAAAAGAAGGGAATCTTGTGTCCTTAGGGTCTGTGCTATGGTGGAGAGAGTTCTGCCAATTCCCTCTCCCAAGATGAGGTGATAGGAGGGGGCCCTAGAGAATGGATGAGAGGGAGTAGACAGGTTGGGGGTCCCTGGCTCGGACAACTCTGTCAGCCCATTCCCGTTGCAGCCAAGCAGCTGGCAACACATGGCGGACAGTGGCAGATGGCGTGCAGCTGGAGACACACACGGTCAGTGGTCTGCAGCCCAACACCATCTATCTGTTCCTTGTGCGCGCTGTGGGAGCCTGGGGCCTCAGTGAGCCCAGCCCTGTCTCTGAGCCCGTGCGCACCCAGGGTGAGTACGGTCAGAGTCCCTGGCTCGTGGATATGACACACAACACTGcagagcacccctccccccagactATGGCGGCATGGCAGCTCTTTTCTGCTGCGCCAGGCCTCTCCTGGTAGCCCAGCCTGGATCAGGTCATGCCTTCCTCTCATGGAGGGAacaagagaggaggggagagatggAAATTCAGTCACCTTGGTAGCCCCTCACTCTTGAGCCTTTTACCCACAGATAATGTAGCTTATTAAGACTGGAAGGGACCTTGGAGGGTTCATCTTCATGTtagagatgagaaactgaggtctCTAAAGTGCAGACAGTAGATTCATATTAACTGGACACCCAGGCCCACCTCTGGAAGCTCTTCCCCTGACCTGCCCCCTCCCAATCCTGGGGTGTGCTCTGGGGTGCTCAGTAGCACAGGCTGTGGGGGCAGCACAGAGGTAGGAAACAAGCACACTTTCAGTCTGACTCCCTGTCCCCGGTGGCCCCTGCTGAGTGGGCTCTTTGGTCGATAGACAGCAACCCATCCAGGCCAGTGGAGGACCCATGGAGAGGCCAGTGGGGGCTGGCTGAAGTGGCTGTGCGGATGCAGGAGCCCATAGTCCTTGGGCCCCGGACCTTGCAGGTGTCCTGGACTGTGAGTGTGGCACGGGGACAAGATTAAGGGCAGGGATGATGTTGGGGGCCATAGGGACCTCCAAGAATGGGTACCGGAGAGTGGGAGGTGAGTGGCTGAAGAAGGCAGGgtgagtggaggaggggcagaaccCGGAAGACTTGTGTGGTCCCGTCTCTCCTTCTGGTATGCTTTGTCCATCTCCTACAGGTAGATGGCCCGGTCCAGCTGGTGCAAGGTTTCCGGGTGTCTTGGAGGGTAGCAGGTCCTGATGGGGGAAGCTGGACAGTGCTGGACCTACAATCCCCAAGCCAGCAAAGTACTGTGCTAAGAGGACTCCCACCAGGGACCCAAATTCAGATCAAGGTGCAAGCCCAaggccaggaggggctgggggctgaaaGTCCCGTTGTGACCAGGAGCATTCCTGAGGAAGGTAAGGGAGGTGGTACACAGGGCCGATGAATGGACAACAGGaaagagggagtggggaagaCAGAAGTTTGCAGGGGAAGAGCAAGCGGAGTTGTGGGAAGAAGGGATACTTGATATCTCAGTTCCCAAGGTGATACCTGGGAGGGGGAAGGTTGGGGCAAGGAGAGGTAGCTGGCAATGACTATCTTTCTCACCATGCTCCACCCGGGGCCCAGCCCCCAGTGGTCCCCCCCAGGGAGTGACAGTGGCCTTGGGGGGTGAAGGCAACAGCAGTGTCACCGTGTCCTGGGAACCTCCGCTCCCTTCCCAGCAAAATGGGGTCATCAAGGAATACCAGGTACTGGGTTTAAGaggggactggggaggggagggagagggataaccTAGGGGCTAGGATTAGGGAGGAGGGAACCTAGGACGGCTTTGGGGCTGGAGATGAagttgggggagaggagagaggtctCAGAGTGTTCCCTCCAGGCTGAATGATGCTGGCTAAGTCCCCTCTATCATTCAGAGCTTCGAGTTTCCACGTGAGGCCAGGATCCCATTTCAGACTCTCTAAACCCGGGTCTCGGCCTCCCCAGATCTGGTGCCTGGGCAATGAGAGCCGCTTCCACCTCAACCGGTCTGCGGCAGGCTGGGCACGCTCCGCGGTGGTCCGGGGACTGCTGCCCGGTCTTCTTTACCGGACCCAGGTCGCGGCGGCCACCAGCGCTGGCGTGGGCGTGGCCAGTGTCCCGGTGTCAGTGCAGCTGCGTGAGTTCGGAGGCGGGGTGGGCGCGCCGGGCTggggaactgggggggggggtcctggggtgggggtacctacggggtcagggaaggcctcttcCTCCCTGCCGGGTTTCCAGGCTCCTGATCCCCTCACCTCTCTGACCCCCACAGCTTCCCCTCCGGAATCGGAGCCTGGGCTCGAGGTGGGCCCGGGGCTGGCGGAGCGGCTGGCGAGGGTCCTGCGGGAGCCTGCGTTCCTCGCGGGCAGCGGCGCTGCCTGCGGGGCGCTGCTGCTCGGGCTCTGCGCCGTCCTCTACCGGCGCCGGAGGCAGCGCAAGGAGCTCAGTCACTACACGGGTGAGCGGGGCCTTGGGGGGCGGCGCGGGCTGAGGGGCGCACTTGGGCGATGGGGAGACGGGAAGGAGGGCCTTGGAGTGGGCGGAGCCTGGAGATCCCGCCCCTCAGGGAGGGAGGCGGGCCGGACGGAGAGCAGGACGGGAGGGGCTCGCCGCTCTGTAAGTGGGGGCGGGGTCAGAAGGGACTGGTGGTTCAGTCTCAGTATAGAAGGGGCAATTCTGGAGAGGGGCGGGGAGCTCTTTCCTGAAGGGCGGGGCCTGGCAGGGGGTGTGGCCAGGATCCTGGGCGTTAAATTGTGGGGCGGGGTCTGGGTGGAAAGGCGGGGCCCGCTGAAAAGAGGCTACGAGATTTCTGCTACTCCCTGGTAAGGGGCGTGTCTGGAGAGATTCTGAGTTCCCTTAAATCAGGGTTCCCAACCTTGGCTACACATGGGAATCACTTGGGAgaacttttagaaaaatactgATGCTTGAGTCCCACTCCTAGAAATTCTAATGAAATTGGTCCAGGGTACAGGCTGAGTGGTGGAATTGGGACCGTGGCCAAGAAGGTGACAAGAATGTGGTTATTTCTGATCCTTTCTCCAtttactctcttctttctcccatgGATTCCTTTTCGGAAGCCTCCTTTGCCTACACACCTGCAGGTAAGCTGTCTCTGCTCCAGTGGGGTTCAGACCCCAAATACCGGCCCTTCTCTCACTCAGTCTCCCCCTCATCTTCCCAGTGTCCTTCCCACACTCAGAGGGCCTCTCTGGAGCCAGTTCCAGGTAATCCTCTTATTCCATCTCCCAAGGATAGTCCTCCTCCATCAAGAGAccattctccttcctccccaggcctCACTGCCACCGACTGTCTCCCACCGGCCACCCCCAAATTCACCATTACTGTCCTTCAACTCCTGATTACCCTTAAAATCGCTGGCCTGTTCAGGCTCTGGGTCCCCAGCGTTCACGTGCTTTCCCTCAGGCCACCCATGGGCCTTGGCCCCGCCCCCTACCCTTGGCTAGCAGACTCGTGGCCCCACCCATCTCGAAGTCCCTcagcccaggagcccaggggGAGCTGCTGCCCCAGCAATCCTGACCCAGACGACAGATATTACAATGGTGAGGAGTTCTAATTCCCTCAGGGGCACACCTGGCCCCCAacacccttctctcctctccacctCCTGGGGCAAACTGAAGGGAGCCGAGGATTGCCAGTCTTCCTGAGGTTGGTCAGTCCTTGGGGAGGATATGAGTTGGGGGAGCTTCTCTTATGCCTAACCTTTACCCTGGTTTGGGAGGTAAGGTTTGGGTGGGGGAAGAAGTTGATCCGGTGGGATCTCCTTTTGCCCTCCATTCTCCTGTTGTCCgctatttctctgtctctgccccctgccccttgcCTCCCCCCTggcctccctctttctcctcctcagaAGCAGGGATCTCCCTGTACCTGGCTCAGACGGCCCGGGGCGCTGCCGCCCCTACCGAGGGTCCTGTCTACAGCACCATTGACCCAGCTGGGGAGGAGCTGCAGACCTTCCACGGGGGTTTCCCCCCAAATCCCTCAGGGGATCCAGGCACCTGGAGCCAGTATGCTCCTCCAGAATGGAGCCAGGGAGACAGTGGTATGACTTAGTCCCTAACACCCCATTTTAGCTCTGAGCAGAGTATCCCCAAAGAATatcctctacccttcccctctgGGACCCAGCCCAGCACTTTCTTCTGACATTGCTCATCTGCCTCTTATCTTGGTGCGTCCCCATCCTACCCTTCTCAGGAGTCAGGGGAGGCAAAGTAAAGCTTCTGGGAAAACCTGTGCAAATGCCCTCTCTCAACTGGCCAGAGgccctgccaccacctccccctTCGTGTGAACTGAGCCGCCTAGAGGGGcctgaggaggagctggagggcGGGTAAGGATGCAGGTGCCCTAACCAGATAGGACCAGCGGAGGGACccctgcagggggagggcagatgtgctgggagaggagggaggagggaaacagGGAGGCCAAGTAGAAGGTATGGAAGCTACTCAGTCATCACTACTCCCCTTCCTCTTTGCCCCAGCTCAGAGCCAGAAGAGTGGTGCCCACCAATGCCTGAGAGGAGCCATCTGGCAGAGCCCAGCTCCAGAGGAGGGTGCTCGGTCCCTCCATCCCAAGGGGAAGCCTCCTCTCCTGCATCTTCCTATGGACAGCAGTCCACAGCCACTCTTACCCCCTCACCTCCtgaccctccccagccccccactgaCATTCCCCATCTCCACCAGATGCCCAGGTAGGGGGGTATATAGTGCCTTGCACATTATAGGCCCTGGGTACATATCTACTCTGTGGATGATTTGATGGATAGGTGaacggatggatgggtgggtgaatcTGGGGTACAGAGGTCCCATGACCATGTCAGAGTGGAGTGTGATTTGGGAAGGAACGTGGAGGCTGACAAAGTCTCTCACTCCCTTCAGACTGGTTCTCCATTGGAGCGGCTCTGCAGGCTTCTCAGGGCATTTCAAAAATATGCCCCTCCTCATACTTCAGTAGCTTGAGAGCCTTGTCGGGGACAGCCTGTGCCTTATTCCTCGGAGTATCTAGCACAGTCCCTGCCACATGGTGGGTACTTAGAGTTCCTTGAGTGAACGAATGCTGAGGCCTCATGTCATTGCAGGAGGGTGCCCCTCGGGCCAAGTTCCCCTCTCAGTGTATCTCAGCCCACTCTGAGTAGCCATGAAGGGAGGCCTGCTGGCCTGGGTGCTGGCGCCACAGCCTCCCATCACCTCAGCTCC includes:
- the ROBO3 gene encoding roundabout homolog 3, which translates into the protein MLRYLLKTLLQMNLFADSLAGDISNSSDLLFGFNSSVAPLNHSLLPPGDPSFNASRVEPEDAMPRIVEQPPDLLVSRGEPATLPCRAEGRPRPNIEWYKNGARVATAREDPRAHRLLLPSGALFFPRIVHGRRARPDEGVYTCVARNYLGAAASRNASLEVAVLRDDFRQSPGNVVVAVGEPAVMECVPPRGHPEPSVSWKKDSARLKEEEGRITIRGGKLMMSHTLKSDAGMYVCVASNMAGERESGAAELVVLERPSFLRRPVNQVVLADAPVGFPCEVQGDPPPRLRWRKEDGELPTGRYEIRSDHSLWIGHVSAEDEGTYTCVAENSVGRVEASGSLSVHVPPQLVTQPQDQMAAPGESVAFQCETKGNPPPAIFWQKEGSQVLLFPSQPLQPKGRFSVSPRGQLNITDVQSGDAGYYVCQAVSVAGSILAKALLEVKRASSLDGLPPIILQGPANQTLALGSSVWLPCRVTGNPQPSVQWKKDGQWLQGDDRQLNLMANGTLYIASVQEMDMGFYSCVAKSSTGEATWSSWLRRREDWGVSPEPPTEPSTPPGPPSRPVVTEITKNSVTLTWKPNPQAGATATSYVIEAFSQAAGNTWRTVADGVQLETHTVSGLQPNTIYLFLVRAVGAWGLSEPSPVSEPVRTQDSNPSRPVEDPWRGQWGLAEVAVRMQEPIVLGPRTLQVSWTVDGPVQLVQGFRVSWRVAGPDGGSWTVLDLQSPSQQSTVLRGLPPGTQIQIKVQAQGQEGLGAESPVVTRSIPEEAPSGPPQGVTVALGGEGNSSVTVSWEPPLPSQQNGVIKEYQIWCLGNESRFHLNRSAAGWARSAVVRGLLPGLLYRTQVAAATSAGVGVASVPVSVQLPSPPESEPGLEVGPGLAERLARVLREPAFLAGSGAACGALLLGLCAVLYRRRRQRKELSHYTASFAYTPAVSFPHSEGLSGASSRPPMGLGPAPYPWLADSWPHPSRSPSAQEPRGSCCPSNPDPDDRYYNEAGISLYLAQTARGAAAPTEGPVYSTIDPAGEELQTFHGGFPPNPSGDPGTWSQYAPPEWSQGDSGVRGGKVKLLGKPVQMPSLNWPEALPPPPPSCELSRLEGPEEELEGGSEPEEWCPPMPERSHLAEPSSRGGCSVPPSQGEASSPASSYGQQSTATLTPSPPDPPQPPTDIPHLHQMPRRVPLGPSSPLSVSQPTLSSHEGRPAGLGAGATASHHLSSSPVPSTASSAPGRTRQVHGEMTPPLQGPRARIRKPKAIPYRREHSPGDLPPPPLPPPEEEASWALGLRAAGSMSSLERERERSGERRMAQAGPLGAQRGPHLDEEAWFPYSRPSFLSRGQGTSTCSTAGSNSSRGSSSSRGSRGPGRSRSRSRSQSQRPGQKRGEESR